From a single Salvelinus namaycush isolate Seneca chromosome 14, SaNama_1.0, whole genome shotgun sequence genomic region:
- the LOC120059428 gene encoding leucine-rich repeat-containing protein 38-like, producing MLPCINWLQPFLALLSSTLLTRGHNCPSSCLCPDHHTVDCQGQGLTRLPSPIPLDVRRLLLSDNWIPLIPSDFLVLYSDLVYLDLRNNSLSGLEPGTLSTSSRLVFLDLGSNNLTEIQSETFGESRSLIKLRLGNNPYLSLVEEDAFLGLTSLRVLELERNGLQGLDVGVLEPLTSLRVLRLEGNPWVCNCHFAKLFVWLMENRHKLPTGMEGLECSLPMDGSLMSLSLLSEASFRECRGYLSLTDILIVIFSGISVSVVAIIASFFLASMVHCFQRLGKAGQADEEEGND from the exons ATGTTACCATGCATTAACTGGCTTCAGCCTTTCCTTGCCTTGCTCTCTTCCACCTTGCTGACTCGGGGCCACAACTGTCCGTCCAGCTGCCTGTGTCCAGACCACCACACCGTGGACTGCCAGGGCCAAGGTCTCACCCGCCTCCCAAGCCCCATCCCCCTGGACGTCCGGCGCCTCCTGCTCTCTGACAACTGGATTCCCTTGATCCCCTCGGATTTCCTGGTTCTGTACAGCGACCTGGTCTACCTGGACCTGAGGAATAACTCTCTGTCTGGGCTGGAGCCTGGCACCCTCAGCACATCGTCCCGCCTGGTCTTCCTGGACCTGGGCAGCAACAACCTGACAGAGATCCAGTCAGAGACCTTTGGAGAGTCCAGGAGCCTGATTAAGTTGCGGCTGGGGAACAACCCCTATCTTAGTCTGGTGGAGGAGGACGCTTTCCTGGGCCTAACCTCGCTGCGTGTGCTAGAGCTGGAGAGAAACGGCCTGCAGGGGCTGGACGTGGGGGTGCTGGAGCCCCTAACCTCACTCCGGGTGCTGCGCCTGGAGGGCAACCCCTGGGTGTGCAACTGTCACTTTGCTAAACTCTTTGTGTGGCTGATGGAGAACCGCCACAAGCTTCCAACGG GTATGGAAGGGTTGGAGTGCTCCCTCCCCATGGACGGGAGTCTTATGTCCCTGAGTCTGCTCTCTGAGGCCAGTTTCCGGGAGTGCCGGGGCTACCTCTCCCTCACGGATATCCTCATAGTCATCTTCTCGGGCATCTCCGTCTCTGTGGTAGCCATCATAGCCAGTTTCTTTCTGGCCTCTATGGTCCACTGCTTCCAGCGCCTGGGCAAAGCTGGTCAGGCAGACGAGGAGGAGGGCAACgactga